A window of Macrotis lagotis isolate mMagLag1 chromosome 1, bilby.v1.9.chrom.fasta, whole genome shotgun sequence genomic DNA:
GAGGTTGAATGCAAGAAAAAAGTGGGAGCCAGCACCTCTGGGCTCCCTCCACCACAGGAAGTCCCCCAGATGGGTGAGGCCCCCTTTGGAGGGATCTTGGCTTCCAGGTCATGGACCCTTTAATCCTGGGAAGGGAACCAGGGGCTAGAAGGCTGCAGGAAGGGATCTCCAAGACCCTACTTTCTCCCTCTTCAGGTTCTGAAGAGAGCTCCCCTTCCCCATCACCTCCTGGGACCCAAAAGAGAACCCACCTCCGTCATGCCTGGACCCAGACTGAGTCTCCCCTAGAGGGGTCTGTCTCAGACAAGGCCCCTACCTCCATGTCATAGGAGATACAATTGGTAAGAAGGCAGGGGAGACAGGGGGATGGACAGACTGGAGGATCGTAAATCAATGCCAGGGTCCTTGGGCAGTGTCTCTGTCCTCAGGGCCTTTGATGTGACCACAGGATCTCAGACTGACAGTCCTGGAGAATTTTAATATGGAACTGAGTGGTGCTGACTCAAAGCTGAAGTCAATGACATTGGAGATCCTATTCCTTAAACCCCGGACCttgtcctccccacccccatcctgcTCAAGCCACAGGCAAAACCATGGGatacaaatattgtaaattaaatctatttttccagaAAGCTTGTCTGTGGGCGGGGGGAGTGGGAGTTGGGGAGGAGCTGGAGGCAAACCCTGGGGTCCTTCAGCTTCCTCCCACCACCACAGTGGCAAGGGCTCCAGATGGGCCCTCGATTGGGTATCAGCATCCCGTTCACCGTCTCTTCTTCTTCCGTCCCCAGCGCTGGTGCCCAGCCTCCCTACGACTCTGCCATGTGGGCATAGGGGCCTCCAGCTCATTGGGTCGGCCCCCTCTATCAGGGACAGGGCCCATCATCACCTTGTTGATGGGGCAGCAGGTGACCAGACGAGCAGACCGGCCTGAGGCTGGGACCAGTCGAGAAAGGTCAGCCCGGGAAGCCAAGACGTGGGCAAGGGAGATGTCAGACTCGGGGGCCATCCCCTGACGTAGGGGCTTCAAGACATTTGTCATGGCAGTCCCCTGGGTCTGGGGAGAAGACAAGACAGGCTGGGAGAGCAACTCTGGAGGTCCTGAGCTTTGACAGCAAAGTTCCTTGTCTAGCTCAGTCCTCTGCCTCACTCTGGcattctggacctcagtttctcgaTATGTAAAATACAAGTGAGAGAGCCAGGTgagctctaaggtcccttctagttcttatTTTCTAAGACTATTTCAATACAAGCCCTGAGTGTGGCATAAGCAGGCCCTCCTGTCCTCCCCGTTACCCACCTGGGCCCGCTCTGTCCAATGGAAGGCAGAGGCCGTGAGATCCAGCCTGGTCAGCATGAGACGCCGTCGGTAGCGATACTGATCCTGTAGACAGCTGGAGAGGGCGCTCAGGGCCTCCTATGCCCGAGGAATCGGATGGTTGACCCTTATCTCCCTCTTCCAAGTTAGAGACTCAACCCCCACATGCTGAGACCCACATCCTTCTCTCACCACCTTTTTCCTCCCCCAACCTAGAAAGGGAATgggagggagggggcagggggTCTCTCCTACCCATCGGGGAGCATCCAAAGGTTGAGTGAGTAGGGGGTCCAGATGTCCAGGGGGCAGTGAGGGAAGCAAGTCTGAGATCTAGACGTGGGGGAAGGAAAATGTGTGAGTGCCCCTCACCTCATGCTGGTTCTAAGGGGAAGACAAGGAAGAAGAAAGCTGGGCCCTGGTTGGGGATGGCAGGATGTGGAGAATCGAAGTCTTGCTCAGTCCCCTGTGAGGAAGGgagggttgggggtggggtggggaggtgggCAGAGACAGAGTGGGTGTGGACTGTGCGGGTGGGCTGCCTAGAAGACGGGGCAGGAAAGGAGACTGGAGAAGGGGGAGCCTTAGACTTCCCCGGAAGGTGCTTGCCAGGCCGGGGAGCCCCTCACTTTGGCATGGACATCTCTCAACAACTGGCTGGCTGGGGTTCCTGGCTCCGGCCGGGGCATCCCCAGGGCCTGGAGCGTCAGGGCCAGCTCCCCCCGAACTGCGTCCTGCTCTTCGGCACGGCCGGGGTCAGGGGGGCCTCGGTGACTGAGGAGGCGAGCTGCCTGGAGCTCCGAGCAGAGGAAGCCTGGCAGGGAAGAGagggcacgggggggggggggggggcccgagTCACGGCCCAACCAATCGGGAGTAGctatagcccccccccccacctgggCTCGCGCGCCCCTCCTCCGCACCTCGCTCCTGCGCCCAGGGGGGCCGGCCCCGCCCCAGGGCCCtccccccgcgccccgccccccaGTCCCTCACGCAGCAGGCGCAGGCGGCTGCCCGGGGCCTGGAGCCGAGCCGCGGGGTTCCCGGTCGTCAGGGCCCGGTCCGGGCAGTGCAGCTCCCGCAGCAGGCCGCTCAGCTCCAGCAGGAAGCACTCCTCCGCGGCGGGGCCTGCGGGGGGCGAGACGCTGAGTGCCGGGGCCCgccgccgcgccccgccccgccccccgcgcccccccccgccccgcccgccgcgcccccgccccgccctccCCGTCCCCCACACTCAGCCCCGCCCCACTGCCCCGCCCTCAGTCCCGCCCCGCCCACTGCCCCGCCCTCCCCGTCCCCCACACTCAGCCCCGCCCCACTGCCCCGCCCtcagccccgcccccgccccgccctcaCTGTCTCCCGCACTCAGCACCGCGCCTTCCTCCACGGCGCCCAGCGCGCCCAGCTCCGCAGCCAGGCGGGCGCACAGCGCTCGGAAGGGGGCTCCCGACTCCTCCAGGACCGCGGCCTCCGCCTCGGCCTCCGGCCCGGGCTCCTTCCCCGCGGGACTGGCCGCACACCTGCCCGGGAAGGCGCGAGGTGAGGCGGCAGGTGAGCCCCAGGCCGCCCcacgccgccccgccccgccccgcgcctcCCTTACCCCAGGGCCCGCAGGGCCCGCGCCAGCCAGGC
This region includes:
- the FAM98C gene encoding protein FAM98C — encoded protein: MAGSPEEAAWLARALRALGCAASPAGKEPGPEAEAEAAVLEESGAPFRALCARLAAELGALGAVEEGAVLSAGDSPAAEECFLLELSGLLRELHCPDRALTTGNPAARLQAPGSRLRLLRFLCSELQAARLLSHRGPPDPGRAEEQDAVRGELALTLQALGMPRPEPGTPASQLLRDVHAKISDLLPSLPPGHLDPLLTQPLDAPRWEALSALSSCLQDQYRYRRRLMLTRLDLTASAFHWTERAQTQGTAMTNVLKPLRQGMAPESDISLAHVLASRADLSRLVPASGRSARLVTCCPINKVMMGPVPDRGGRPNELEAPMPTWQSRREAGHQRWGRKKKRR